From a region of the Acinetobacter larvae genome:
- a CDS encoding DUF4054 domain-containing protein translates to MDPQAFRQKFKYDTALLNLPDAEIADALEEADLVVSTLQFGALKERAVGLYAAHILKVAIKSKNGAGFNDAASMSIAGQSVSYSRSNTESFYSHSIYGQRYLALKNSIPIDEQGTNPNRLGVSAFVV, encoded by the coding sequence ATGGATCCACAGGCATTCCGGCAAAAATTCAAATACGACACGGCGCTTCTCAACTTGCCAGACGCAGAAATTGCAGATGCCTTGGAGGAAGCCGACCTTGTTGTATCAACACTGCAATTTGGCGCATTAAAAGAACGTGCTGTGGGTCTATATGCAGCACATATTTTAAAAGTCGCAATCAAATCAAAAAACGGCGCTGGCTTTAACGATGCTGCATCGATGTCTATTGCGGGGCAATCGGTGAGCTATTCACGATCCAACACAGAATCTTTTTACAGCCACAGTATTTATGGTCAGCGCTATTTAGCCCTTAAAAACTCTATCCCCATTGATGAGCAAGGTACTAATCCCAATCGCTTGGGTGTAAGTGCCTTTGTTGTGTAG
- a CDS encoding DUF2184 domain-containing protein: MSKIAHMKLRLTPVAQIVQAQVGDAFNIDALAQLFVKLEEINEITPQLEQVMDYAKYIPVTGVNGVFGGGEVLSRKRGVGMGKDYSGTGNDVPLAEVEFDTVSLPIKVGVIGYRYSIMELAAAQKLNIQLESDKVQAARLAAEKHLSQIAWYGNPLAGITGFLNQTGVTVVSAQHNWATATIEQVLADFNASLADADEIFDNDASVQPDTYLMASNQYMHLSTRVVPDSGGKTFLKFIEENNIFATQSKPLTIRGLGRSNKQGTAGSDRSIIYRRDPSCIQMKADDVQFLAAQPVDLDIKVPGHYKYQGVWLKRVDSLRYLDHQ; encoded by the coding sequence ATGAGTAAAATTGCTCACATGAAGCTACGCTTAACACCCGTAGCACAAATCGTTCAGGCACAAGTGGGTGATGCATTCAATATTGATGCATTAGCGCAGCTCTTCGTTAAGCTTGAAGAAATTAACGAAATAACCCCTCAGCTTGAGCAGGTTATGGATTATGCCAAGTATATTCCTGTCACTGGTGTAAACGGCGTATTTGGTGGTGGTGAAGTCTTATCACGTAAACGTGGCGTGGGGATGGGGAAAGACTATTCAGGTACAGGGAATGACGTGCCACTGGCTGAAGTTGAATTTGATACCGTGTCATTACCGATTAAAGTAGGTGTGATTGGTTATCGCTATTCAATTATGGAATTGGCGGCAGCACAAAAGCTCAATATTCAGCTTGAATCAGATAAAGTTCAGGCAGCACGCTTGGCGGCAGAAAAGCATCTATCGCAAATTGCTTGGTATGGTAATCCATTGGCAGGCATCACTGGCTTTCTTAACCAAACCGGTGTAACGGTCGTATCGGCACAGCATAATTGGGCAACGGCGACCATTGAACAGGTCTTGGCTGATTTTAACGCCAGTTTAGCTGACGCAGATGAAATCTTTGATAACGATGCATCAGTACAACCCGATACTTATTTGATGGCCTCCAACCAGTACATGCACTTATCTACACGTGTGGTACCTGACTCAGGTGGTAAAACCTTCCTGAAGTTTATTGAAGAAAATAATATCTTTGCCACGCAATCTAAACCTTTAACTATTCGCGGTTTAGGTCGTTCCAATAAACAAGGTACAGCTGGTAGTGATCGTTCTATTATCTATCGCCGTGATCCAAGCTGCATCCAGATGAAAGCCGATGATGTGCAGTTCTTGGCAGCTCAGCCTGTGGACTTGGACATTAAGGTACCAGGTCATTATAAATATCAAGGCGTATGGTTAAAGCGCGTTGATTCACTACGTTACTTGGACCATCAATAA